One genomic window of Malaciobacter molluscorum LMG 25693 includes the following:
- the elyC gene encoding envelope biogenesis factor ElyC → MMFTLKKLISSFLMPLPIGVILLVVAIVFLYKKSYLKSKIFIILSCLWFVLLSYEPVSNRLLLPLESSYKDLKVIPNDVKYIIVLGNGYTSNEQLSITSQLSQTALNRFLEGYRIYKNLPNSKLIFSGYKGPDKISHAIMQKKLALSLNVNSEDIITIDKPKDTAQEAVAIKNLLHDKKFILVTSASHMKRAMRLFKKLRLNAIAAPTNHLAKDKGNYISSLKSYNLYKSKVAFHEYLGLLWEDIKELLS, encoded by the coding sequence ATGATGTTTACTTTAAAAAAATTAATATCTAGTTTTTTGATGCCTCTGCCAATTGGAGTTATTTTATTAGTAGTTGCAATAGTTTTTTTATATAAAAAATCATATTTAAAAAGTAAAATATTTATAATATTATCTTGTTTGTGGTTTGTTTTATTATCATATGAACCTGTATCTAATAGATTATTGCTTCCTTTAGAAAGTAGCTATAAAGACTTAAAAGTAATACCAAATGATGTAAAATATATAATTGTATTAGGAAATGGGTATACTTCAAATGAGCAGTTAAGTATAACTTCTCAATTAAGTCAGACTGCTTTAAATAGATTTTTAGAAGGTTATAGAATATATAAAAATTTGCCAAATAGTAAACTTATATTTTCTGGTTATAAAGGACCTGATAAAATCTCACATGCAATTATGCAAAAAAAATTAGCATTATCTTTAAATGTAAATAGTGAAGATATTATAACAATAGATAAACCAAAAGATACTGCACAAGAAGCAGTTGCTATAAAAAATTTATTACATGATAAAAAATTTATACTTGTTACTTCTGCTTCTCATATGAAAAGAGCTATGAGATTATTTAAAAAGTTAAGATTAAATGCAATTGCTGCTCCTACTAATCATCTTGCAAAAGACAAAGGTAATTATATTTCAAGTTTAAAATCTTATAATTTGTATAAAAGTAAAGTTGCTTTTCATGAATATTTGGGGCTTTTGTGGGAAGATATAAAAGAGTTATTAAGTTAA
- the amrA gene encoding AmmeMemoRadiSam system protein A, with product MDLKILLDVARKSIFTYFDKSLVLNKDYYLSNYDELSENRASFVALKLNGRLRGSFGSFNASKQLFEDVFDNARKAAFNDPSFEPIEIKDFTNIKIEVSVLTPSKKIDYIDKYDLKEKIIPKKHGVILEYQDKKATFLPQVWDELQTFEQFITSLCLKAGVSSSCFENNAKVFIYEVIKEKEE from the coding sequence ATGGATCTCAAAATTCTTTTGGATGTTGCAAGAAAAAGTATTTTTACATATTTTGATAAATCTTTAGTTTTAAATAAAGACTATTATTTATCAAATTATGATGAATTAAGTGAAAATAGAGCCTCTTTTGTTGCATTGAAATTAAATGGAAGATTACGAGGTTCTTTTGGGTCTTTTAATGCTTCTAAACAATTATTTGAAGATGTTTTTGATAATGCACGAAAAGCAGCATTTAATGATCCTTCTTTCGAACCAATTGAAATTAAAGATTTTACAAATATTAAAATTGAAGTCTCAGTTTTAACTCCTTCTAAAAAAATCGACTATATAGATAAATATGATTTAAAAGAAAAAATAATTCCTAAAAAGCATGGAGTTATTTTAGAATATCAAGATAAAAAAGCAACTTTTTTGCCTCAAGTTTGGGATGAATTACAAACTTTTGAACAGTTTATAACTTCTTTATGTCTAAAAGCTGGTGTTTCTTCTTCTTGTTTTGAAAATAATGCAAAAGTATTTATATATGAAGTAATAAAGGAGAAAGAAGAATGA
- a CDS encoding metal ABC transporter ATP-binding protein: MNIVEIKNLSYKYDKANVLENINLEIKKDDFLAIIGPNGGGKSTLLKLILNLKKPQIGTITKNLKDDCFGYVPQNTNLNIDFPITALEVVLMGHISAKNKFFGYSKEDISCAMNSLEQVGMKKYANSKIGNLSGGQRQRVFIARALCSNPQVLLLDEPTASIDVKGQKEVYELLVKLNEQMTIVVVSHDISVLLNYAKSVAHINKNLVYHKLDNVKNNINDNEHLCEVELLSALGKSSCGCSHHG; the protein is encoded by the coding sequence TTGAATATAGTAGAAATTAAAAATTTATCATATAAATATGATAAAGCAAATGTTTTAGAAAATATAAATTTAGAAATAAAAAAAGATGATTTTTTGGCAATAATCGGACCTAATGGTGGTGGGAAATCAACTCTTTTAAAATTAATATTAAATTTAAAAAAACCACAAATAGGAACAATAACAAAAAATTTAAAAGATGATTGTTTTGGATATGTTCCTCAAAATACAAATTTAAATATAGATTTTCCTATAACTGCACTTGAGGTAGTTTTGATGGGACATATTTCAGCAAAAAATAAATTTTTTGGATATTCTAAAGAAGATATTTCTTGTGCAATGAACTCACTAGAACAAGTGGGAATGAAAAAATATGCAAATAGTAAAATAGGTAATTTAAGTGGAGGACAAAGACAAAGAGTTTTTATTGCAAGAGCACTTTGTTCTAATCCTCAAGTCTTATTACTAGATGAACCAACTGCAAGTATTGATGTAAAAGGACAAAAAGAGGTTTATGAATTACTTGTAAAATTAAATGAACAGATGACAATTGTTGTAGTAAGTCATGATATATCAGTTTTATTGAATTATGCAAAAAGTGTTGCACATATAAATAAAAATCTGGTTTACCATAAACTTGATAATGTAAAAAATAATATTAATGATAATGAACATTTATGTGAGGTAGAGTTATTATCAGCATTAGGTAAGTCATCGTGTGGGTGTAGTCATCATGGTTAA